From a region of the Methanothrix sp. genome:
- the pth2 gene encoding peptidyl-tRNA hydrolase Pth2, with amino-acid sequence MPLKQCIVVRDDLRLSTGKLAVQVAHASIMAMELARKDVVEQWKDEGMRKIVLRGRDEEHLFRLRAEAESLGIPAAIVRDAGLTEVPPGTVTALGLGPAPDELMDRVTGRLSLL; translated from the coding sequence ATGCCGCTCAAGCAGTGCATAGTTGTCAGGGACGATCTGAGGCTATCAACAGGAAAGCTCGCAGTCCAAGTGGCGCATGCTTCGATAATGGCAATGGAGCTCGCCAGAAAGGATGTCGTCGAGCAGTGGAAGGATGAGGGCATGAGGAAGATCGTCCTCAGGGGTAGAGATGAGGAGCACCTCTTCAGGCTCAGGGCAGAGGCAGAATCCCTGGGGATACCGGCTGCCATCGTCAGGGATGCAGGCCTCACAGAGGTACCTCCCGGAACCGTGACAGCCCTGGGCCTCGGGCCGGCTCCGGACGAGCTCATGGACAGGGTGACCGGCAGGCTCAGCCTGCTCTGA
- a CDS encoding class I SAM-dependent methyltransferase, whose translation MVNVYPPSEDTHLLMRAAIAEARPDDSVIEIGCGSGMISESLAGRVRSIVATDINPHAVKATASLGIPAVRADLFHGISYKFDLILFNPPYLPAEDALDSEDDKWLSAALDGGADGREVIARFLKGVKDVMSPRGRILLLISSLTGPEEVMELAQASGLTTEIVARERYFFEELYVLKLRSSV comes from the coding sequence ATGGTGAACGTGTACCCCCCATCTGAGGACACGCACCTGCTCATGCGTGCTGCGATCGCTGAAGCCAGGCCAGACGACTCTGTAATAGAGATCGGTTGCGGCTCTGGGATGATATCAGAATCCCTTGCAGGCAGGGTCAGGAGCATAGTGGCCACAGATATCAATCCTCATGCTGTAAAGGCAACAGCATCCCTGGGCATACCCGCGGTCAGGGCGGATCTGTTTCACGGGATATCCTATAAGTTCGACCTCATTCTTTTCAATCCACCGTATCTGCCCGCAGAGGATGCGCTGGATTCAGAGGACGATAAATGGCTGTCAGCAGCGCTTGACGGCGGGGCTGATGGGAGAGAGGTGATAGCGAGATTTCTGAAAGGCGTGAAGGATGTGATGAGCCCTCGTGGAAGGATACTCCTGCTCATATCATCCCTCACAGGGCCAGAAGAGGTCATGGAGCTGGCCCAGGCGTCTGGCCTCACCACAGAGATTGTGGCCAGGGAGAGATACTTCTTCGAGGAGCTGTACGTTCTGAAGCTCAGAAGTTCAGTGTGA
- a CDS encoding RND family transporter has protein sequence MRPIDRKERLGCWIAKNPELILIAAVLLTLLSLHYAQQIEMHGMRTEDFVDKGSMLYQTYEHLFKERFATESITVVIEGDDVTAPEVLKAMDRLAVQMESVPDVISVTGISQIIKIAAEREIGRRYIPDEQSAIDTLLLKGDARMLQNILPDRRHTILSIEIPLTLTEGEREEVLRETERAVAMAEFPPGVGVIVTGNAALGVAIKNEMSKSNASLLGASGVLMILALLLVFRHVNWPLLPLPIVFLGIIWTFGIMGLLHIPMTMISMSAFPILIGIGIDYAIQFHNRIEEEFSKGGSIKKAVVETVAHTAPAVLIALAITAAGFFSLFTSTVPMIREFGVLCLIGLIMCYISALFVGITVLYAAERSGNNRKNRKRADASESTVGETTIGRAVRFIVRFSLRRGTLIILLALLLSLAGVYSDTLVPVDTDFKNYMPQDLPPLVQFRHLVDIFGGSDELNIIVQGDDITDPKMLEWMNEFGDYITESRQQVYYVNSVAGYMRMLNNGSIPEDATSTRYLLSIMPSSMKDRYIDGHDTAVMDINIGNALRDLGEEGVDRLIKEMYRDVEWFGVPPGTGVVITGNLVVMTTVIEALTTGRTEMTLFGLVVIFLMLLLIYRDLIKAIVPVLPMLVVIGWMGGVMYVTGMKYTPLTATLGALILGVGSEYSILMMERFYEELKRCNDIDQAMSKASSSIGSALVASGLTTVFGFGALITSPFVITNNFGTVTVLAVIFALITTFTVFPVLLVQLERERERIQRMNTIFDLLRKRCAGAV, from the coding sequence GTGAGGCCCATAGACAGAAAAGAGCGGCTTGGTTGCTGGATCGCAAAGAATCCTGAGCTCATACTCATCGCTGCAGTTCTTCTCACACTTCTGTCGCTTCATTACGCCCAGCAGATCGAGATGCATGGGATGAGAACAGAGGACTTTGTGGACAAGGGATCGATGCTGTACCAGACCTATGAGCACCTCTTCAAGGAGCGGTTCGCAACAGAGTCGATAACTGTGGTGATCGAGGGAGATGATGTGACAGCTCCTGAGGTCCTGAAGGCGATGGACAGGCTTGCTGTGCAGATGGAGTCTGTGCCGGATGTCATCTCTGTCACGGGCATATCGCAGATCATAAAGATCGCTGCAGAGAGGGAGATAGGAAGGAGATACATTCCAGATGAACAGAGCGCGATAGACACGCTCCTGCTCAAAGGGGATGCCAGGATGCTGCAGAACATACTTCCGGACAGAAGGCACACGATACTCTCGATAGAGATACCGCTCACTCTCACGGAGGGGGAGCGCGAGGAGGTCCTGCGCGAGACCGAGAGAGCGGTGGCCATGGCCGAGTTTCCCCCAGGGGTGGGCGTCATAGTCACAGGAAATGCAGCGCTTGGTGTGGCCATAAAGAATGAGATGTCCAAGAGCAATGCAAGCCTGCTTGGCGCATCTGGCGTCCTCATGATCCTGGCGCTTCTGCTCGTCTTCCGTCATGTCAACTGGCCGCTCCTCCCCCTGCCGATAGTCTTTCTGGGCATAATCTGGACATTCGGGATAATGGGGCTGCTTCACATCCCGATGACTATGATATCGATGTCGGCATTCCCGATACTCATCGGCATCGGCATAGATTATGCGATACAGTTCCACAACAGGATCGAGGAGGAGTTCTCGAAGGGAGGGTCGATAAAAAAAGCGGTCGTTGAGACCGTGGCCCACACCGCGCCGGCGGTCCTGATAGCGCTGGCGATAACAGCAGCTGGATTCTTTTCGCTCTTCACCTCAACCGTGCCCATGATCAGGGAGTTCGGGGTCCTGTGTCTCATAGGGCTCATAATGTGCTACATCTCAGCCCTCTTTGTTGGGATAACGGTTCTCTACGCTGCGGAGAGGAGCGGAAACAACAGAAAGAACAGGAAGAGAGCTGATGCATCTGAGAGCACGGTCGGTGAGACGACCATCGGCAGAGCTGTAAGATTCATCGTCAGGTTTTCGCTCAGGCGCGGGACTCTGATAATCCTGCTCGCCCTGCTTCTGTCGCTTGCAGGGGTTTACTCCGATACCCTAGTTCCTGTGGATACGGATTTCAAGAACTACATGCCTCAGGATCTTCCTCCCCTGGTCCAGTTCAGGCACCTCGTCGACATATTCGGAGGGAGCGATGAGCTCAACATAATCGTCCAGGGAGATGACATAACAGATCCGAAGATGCTGGAGTGGATGAACGAGTTCGGAGATTACATCACGGAGTCGAGGCAGCAGGTGTACTACGTCAACAGCGTTGCCGGCTATATGAGAATGCTGAACAACGGCTCCATACCAGAGGACGCGACCTCAACAAGATATCTGCTCAGCATAATGCCATCTTCGATGAAAGACAGGTACATAGACGGGCATGACACAGCCGTAATGGACATCAACATAGGCAACGCGCTGCGGGACCTTGGGGAAGAGGGGGTCGACCGTCTCATAAAAGAAATGTACAGGGACGTCGAGTGGTTTGGCGTGCCTCCTGGAACCGGCGTTGTGATAACAGGCAACCTGGTTGTGATGACGACAGTGATCGAGGCGCTCACCACCGGGAGGACAGAGATGACCCTCTTCGGGCTGGTCGTGATATTCTTAATGCTCCTCCTGATATACAGGGATCTGATAAAGGCGATTGTGCCGGTCCTGCCAATGCTCGTCGTGATAGGCTGGATGGGCGGGGTGATGTATGTCACCGGCATGAAGTACACCCCGCTGACTGCGACGCTGGGAGCCCTGATCCTGGGTGTGGGTTCTGAGTACTCCATACTCATGATGGAGAGGTTCTACGAGGAGCTCAAGAGGTGCAATGATATCGACCAGGCGATGTCGAAGGCATCGTCGAGCATAGGATCCGCGCTGGTTGCATCCGGCCTGACCACGGTCTTCGGCTTCGGGGCACTCATAACATCTCCATTCGTCATAACCAACAACTTCGGCACAGTGACCGTGCTGGCTGTGATATTCGCTCTTATCACAACATTCACAGTATTTCCCGTGCTTCTCGTTCAGCTTGAAAGAGAGCGGGAGAGAATCCAGAGGATGAACACGATATTCGATTTGCTTAGAAAAAGATGCGCAGGTGCAGTTTGA
- a CDS encoding ArsR family transcriptional regulator: MNRDIEEIRRYITDACVQIARMRGYSDALGVLRGILMLSETPLSLDDLVELTGYSKSTVSTNMSILEGLGVAKRVITPGEKRYRYIPVTDTDMLRNAMMNHVRREISTLMSALDRAEKALSCADSPEAGQIRERINGIRNFYSKTDRLLNLIQKYDVDRLIEILERSG, translated from the coding sequence ATGAACCGGGATATCGAGGAGATCAGGAGATACATCACGGATGCGTGTGTTCAGATCGCGAGAATGCGGGGGTACAGCGATGCGCTTGGGGTGCTGAGGGGAATTCTGATGCTCTCTGAAACACCTCTGTCCCTTGATGATCTGGTCGAGCTCACCGGTTACAGCAAGTCCACCGTGAGCACGAACATGAGCATTCTTGAGGGCCTCGGCGTTGCGAAGAGGGTGATAACGCCAGGAGAGAAGAGGTACAGATACATACCGGTGACCGACACAGACATGCTCAGAAATGCGATGATGAACCACGTCAGGAGGGAGATCAGCACGCTCATGTCGGCGCTCGATCGTGCGGAAAAAGCGCTTTCATGCGCTGATAGCCCGGAGGCAGGGCAGATCAGAGAGAGGATCAACGGGATAAGGAACTTCTACAGCAAGACAGACCGTCTTCTGAACCTCATACAGAAATACGATGTCGACAGGCTCATTGAGATCCTGGAGAGGAGCGGGTAA
- a CDS encoding RsmB/NOP family class I SAM-dependent RNA methyltransferase: protein MGHEHLERYRDIIPDFDAFLDFMSRTLPVTARINTLKTSVPELLSRLDRAGIGYERMRWYPLGLRLDAEKPGRLMEFHMGLIHVQEEISMLPPVVLDPQPGERILDLCAAPGGKAAQMSMQMSNRGVVVANDSSSARIVPLRANLERLGAVNTIVTSYDGRRFPEYTFDRALVDAPCSSEGTARRYPEVISRCSVKRSMDLQSLQVSLLRRAIQLTKPGGVVVYSTCTFAPEENEGVVSRVLDLADVESFTVHGLRSSPGLTSWNGTDYGEELVKCRRYYPHENDTGGFFVAKLRRRLPACE from the coding sequence ATGGGACATGAGCACCTGGAGAGGTACCGCGATATAATACCTGATTTCGATGCATTCCTGGATTTCATGAGCAGGACGCTGCCGGTGACCGCCAGAATAAATACACTGAAGACCTCAGTCCCAGAGCTGCTCTCCAGGCTGGATCGCGCAGGGATCGGGTACGAGCGCATGCGATGGTATCCGCTCGGTTTGAGGCTGGATGCTGAGAAGCCTGGAAGGCTCATGGAGTTTCACATGGGCCTGATTCACGTTCAGGAGGAGATATCCATGCTGCCGCCAGTGGTCCTCGATCCGCAGCCTGGCGAGCGGATACTGGACCTCTGTGCGGCTCCCGGCGGAAAGGCCGCGCAGATGAGCATGCAGATGTCGAACAGGGGGGTCGTGGTCGCGAACGACAGCTCCTCAGCACGCATCGTCCCGCTCCGGGCCAACCTTGAGAGGCTCGGCGCGGTCAACACCATCGTCACATCCTATGACGGGAGACGCTTTCCAGAGTACACCTTCGACAGAGCGCTTGTTGATGCTCCATGCTCGAGCGAGGGCACCGCTCGAAGGTACCCGGAAGTGATCTCGAGATGCTCTGTGAAGCGAAGCATGGATCTGCAGAGCCTCCAGGTATCGCTCCTGCGCCGGGCGATCCAGCTGACAAAGCCCGGAGGGGTTGTGGTTTACTCCACATGCACATTTGCGCCTGAAGAGAACGAGGGGGTCGTATCCCGGGTGCTCGATCTTGCTGATGTGGAGAGCTTCACGGTACACGGTCTGCGCTCAAGCCCGGGTCTGACATCATGGAACGGGACCGATTACGGCGAGGAGCTCGTTAAATGCAGGAGGTATTATCCACACGAGAACGACACGGGGGGATTCTTTGTCGCGAAGCTCCGCAGAAGGCTTCCAGCTTGTGAATAA
- a CDS encoding ion transporter: MSSGIKHRVHRLLEPGDDEGKYIDIFIVCLIILNVTAVILETVWWINARFSYFFDVFEMFSVAVFTVEYVLRVWSCTVDPRFSDPIRGRMRFMVSPLAVVDLLAFLPFYLPLLLPDTRVLRAVRLFRLLRIMKFARYSESVDLFADVIRMKKDELLLVFVSILILLLVSSTLMYEVEHDAQPDKFSSIPAAMWWGLVTLATVGYGDVYPVTPAGKLIGSVVVMLGIGLFALPAGIIASGFTEALQRRRESHEIVCPHCGKPIKELMIR; this comes from the coding sequence ATGAGCTCAGGAATCAAGCATCGTGTCCACAGACTTCTTGAGCCTGGCGATGATGAGGGGAAATACATCGACATCTTCATAGTCTGTCTCATAATCCTCAACGTTACAGCAGTGATACTTGAGACTGTATGGTGGATAAACGCGCGCTTTTCATATTTTTTCGACGTCTTCGAGATGTTTTCTGTCGCGGTCTTCACCGTTGAATACGTCCTCAGAGTCTGGTCATGCACAGTCGATCCCCGCTTCAGCGATCCCATCCGTGGAAGAATGAGATTCATGGTATCACCGCTTGCAGTTGTTGATCTGCTTGCGTTCCTTCCGTTTTACCTTCCCTTGCTGCTTCCGGACACGAGGGTTCTCAGAGCGGTTCGTCTCTTCCGGCTGCTCAGAATCATGAAGTTTGCGAGATATTCGGAGTCGGTCGATCTTTTCGCCGATGTTATCAGGATGAAGAAGGATGAGCTTCTGCTGGTCTTCGTATCCATACTGATACTTCTCCTGGTCTCCTCGACTCTTATGTACGAGGTGGAGCATGATGCACAGCCCGATAAGTTCTCATCGATACCAGCAGCCATGTGGTGGGGGCTGGTGACGCTGGCAACAGTCGGCTACGGCGATGTATATCCTGTAACGCCAGCTGGCAAGCTAATAGGCTCTGTGGTCGTGATGCTTGGTATAGGTCTCTTCGCTCTGCCAGCAGGTATAATCGCATCCGGCTTCACCGAGGCCCTTCAGAGGAGAAGGGAGAGTCATGAGATTGTATGCCCCCACTGTGGAAAACCGATAAAAGAGTTGATGATAAGGTAA
- the pyrG gene encoding CTP synthase (glutamine hydrolyzing) has translation MRVICLRYIVVTGGVMSGLGKGITAASIGRLLMNKGYRVTAIKIDPYINIDAGLMSPFQHGEVYVLKDGGEVDLDLGNYERFLDIELTRDHNITTGKVYSTVIEKERRGEYLGKTVQIIPHITDEIKRRIRQVSRTGGSEICLIEVGGTVGDIESMPFLEAMRQLKYEESGNIFFVHVTLAPMTSDGEQKTKPTQHSVKEMRELGLQPDMIVVRCKKPLLPETKAKIAHFCDVPIEAVISGHDSDDIYRVPLQLEAEGLTKYIMKAMRLFPLEERRDWYDLVQRMDAVREKVSMALVGKYTSGSQCTDPMKDAYLSIREALKHAGIEAGAMPEISWIDAEDLERAQPEKLLRDFDGILVPGGFGVRGTEGKMNAIRYAREKGIPYLGICFGMQLAVIEFARNVCGLEGASSTEFGETPHPVIALLPEQEKVRQMGATMRLGNYPAHLLEGTLAHRIYGTTEIVERHRHRYEVNPAYIEILEKNGLLFSGRNGDLMEILEIPGHPFFFACQFHPEMRSRPGRPSPPFLAFVEAMKTQRLRRPGSACTLELTA, from the coding sequence ATGAGAGTGATCTGTTTGAGGTACATCGTGGTCACCGGCGGGGTGATGAGCGGGCTTGGCAAGGGCATAACTGCAGCCTCGATAGGCAGGCTGCTCATGAACAAGGGGTACAGGGTCACTGCCATAAAGATAGACCCCTACATCAACATAGACGCAGGGCTCATGAGCCCGTTCCAGCACGGCGAGGTGTACGTGCTCAAGGACGGCGGCGAGGTGGATCTCGACCTCGGCAACTACGAGCGGTTTCTCGACATAGAGCTCACGAGAGATCACAACATCACAACCGGAAAGGTCTACAGCACGGTCATCGAGAAGGAGCGGCGCGGCGAGTACCTGGGAAAGACCGTTCAGATAATACCGCACATAACGGATGAGATAAAGAGGCGCATACGCCAGGTATCGAGGACCGGAGGGAGCGAGATCTGTCTCATCGAGGTTGGCGGAACCGTTGGCGACATAGAGTCGATGCCGTTCCTGGAGGCGATGAGGCAGCTGAAGTATGAGGAGTCTGGAAACATATTCTTTGTCCATGTGACGCTCGCGCCGATGACCTCTGATGGCGAGCAGAAGACAAAGCCAACGCAGCACAGCGTAAAGGAGATGCGCGAGCTGGGGCTTCAGCCAGACATGATAGTGGTGAGGTGCAAGAAGCCACTGCTCCCAGAGACGAAGGCGAAGATCGCGCACTTCTGTGATGTTCCAATAGAGGCTGTCATCAGCGGGCATGATTCGGATGACATCTACAGGGTTCCGCTCCAGCTCGAGGCCGAGGGTCTAACTAAATATATCATGAAGGCCATGCGATTGTTCCCACTGGAGGAGCGGAGGGACTGGTACGATCTCGTTCAGAGGATGGACGCGGTCAGGGAGAAGGTCAGCATGGCTCTTGTTGGAAAGTACACATCAGGATCACAGTGCACGGATCCGATGAAGGATGCCTACCTCTCGATACGCGAGGCGCTGAAGCATGCGGGCATCGAGGCAGGGGCGATGCCAGAGATCTCCTGGATAGATGCCGAGGATCTCGAGAGGGCTCAGCCCGAGAAGTTGCTGAGGGACTTCGACGGCATACTTGTCCCGGGTGGATTCGGGGTTCGCGGCACAGAGGGAAAGATGAACGCCATAAGGTATGCCAGGGAGAAGGGAATACCGTACCTCGGGATATGTTTCGGAATGCAGCTCGCAGTCATAGAGTTCGCCCGGAACGTCTGCGGTCTCGAGGGTGCGTCGAGCACAGAGTTCGGCGAGACGCCTCATCCTGTCATCGCGTTGCTCCCCGAGCAGGAGAAGGTCAGGCAGATGGGGGCGACTATGCGGCTGGGCAACTATCCGGCGCATCTCCTCGAGGGCACCCTCGCCCACAGGATCTACGGCACCACAGAGATCGTGGAGCGTCACAGGCACAGGTATGAGGTGAATCCAGCATACATCGAGATACTCGAGAAGAACGGGCTTCTCTTCTCAGGAAGAAACGGGGATCTGATGGAGATCCTGGAGATCCCGGGACATCCGTTCTTCTTCGCATGCCAGTTCCATCCTGAGATGAGGTCAAGACCGGGCAGGCCATCGCCTCCGTTCCTGGCATTCGTCGAGGCGATGAAGACACAGCGGCTCAGAAGACCAGGATCAGCGTGCACACTCGAACTGACCGCGTGA
- the nifS gene encoding cysteine desulfurase NifS translates to MRRIYMDHSATTPVAPEVLEAMLPYFREMYGNASSLHEFGREARDAVEGAREKLASLIGASPEEIYFTSGGTESDNLALKGVALSSKGKHIITTSIEHPAVLEVCRSLERMGFDVTCVPVDDQGIVDPGEIERAIRDDTVLISVMHANNEIGTIQPIKEIAEIASERDILLHTDAVQTVGKIPVNVDQLGVDLLSISAHKFYGPKGVGALYVRKGTRIESIIQGGGHERGLRSGTENVPGIVGMGRAAELASEMMDREAERLTALRERLKSFVLSNIDDSWLNGHPTKRLPINLNFGFGRVEGESLLLYLDSKGIAVSTGSACSSKKLEPSHVLRAIGLDPVRCHGSLRITLGRDNTQEDVDYAGECIREAVERFRSISAIR, encoded by the coding sequence ATGAGGCGCATATACATGGACCACTCGGCCACGACCCCGGTCGCGCCCGAGGTCCTGGAGGCGATGCTGCCGTACTTCAGGGAGATGTATGGCAATGCGTCGAGCCTCCACGAGTTCGGCCGGGAGGCGCGTGATGCTGTTGAGGGCGCGAGGGAGAAGCTCGCCTCGCTGATCGGCGCGAGCCCTGAGGAGATATACTTCACGAGCGGGGGCACAGAGTCGGACAACCTGGCGCTCAAGGGCGTTGCGCTCAGCAGCAAGGGAAAGCATATCATCACGACGTCGATAGAGCATCCTGCGGTTCTTGAGGTGTGCAGGTCTCTGGAGCGCATGGGCTTCGATGTCACGTGCGTTCCAGTTGATGATCAGGGGATAGTCGATCCGGGAGAGATCGAGAGGGCGATACGCGATGATACTGTGCTCATATCCGTCATGCATGCGAACAACGAGATAGGTACAATACAGCCGATAAAGGAGATCGCGGAGATCGCCTCGGAGAGAGACATACTCCTGCACACGGATGCTGTCCAGACGGTTGGCAAGATACCCGTGAATGTTGACCAGCTTGGTGTTGATCTGCTCTCAATATCTGCGCACAAGTTCTATGGTCCGAAGGGCGTCGGCGCGCTGTATGTCAGAAAAGGCACGAGGATCGAGAGCATAATCCAGGGCGGTGGGCACGAGAGGGGGCTCAGGTCGGGCACAGAGAACGTACCGGGGATCGTGGGTATGGGCAGAGCTGCAGAGCTTGCATCTGAGATGATGGATAGAGAGGCGGAGAGGCTCACAGCGCTGCGCGAGAGGCTCAAGAGTTTTGTGCTCTCGAACATCGATGACTCCTGGCTCAACGGCCATCCGACTAAGAGACTTCCGATCAACCTTAACTTCGGCTTCGGCAGGGTGGAGGGAGAGTCGCTGCTGCTCTACCTCGACTCAAAGGGCATAGCAGTCTCCACAGGATCAGCCTGCTCTTCAAAGAAGCTGGAGCCGAGCCACGTGCTCAGGGCCATAGGCCTGGATCCGGTGAGATGTCATGGCTCCCTCAGGATAACGCTTGGAAGGGATAACACGCAGGAGGATGTCGATTACGCTGGCGAGTGCATCCGTGAGGCTGTTGAGCGGTTCCGGAGCATATCTGCAATACGGTAG
- a CDS encoding NAD-dependent epimerase/dehydratase family protein, with the protein MPILRDMSILVTGGAGFIGSHLVDALIKHNEVTVIDNLSTGKREYLSAHESNPRFRLIEADLLDRLEVYDAVKEKDIVFHLAANPSVAVGETDTRIHLEQNALTTYNLLEAMRRARVRRIAFTSTSTVYGEAKIIPTPEDYGPLKPISLYGASKLACEAMISSYCHTFDMQAWIYRFANIVGERGNHGVIVDFIKKLRANPKELEILGSGAQRKSYLDVRDCVDAMIHCVEHADEQVNIYNIGSQDTVDVREIADIVVKAMGLDGVRYRFTGGIDGRGWKGDVKLMCLSTDAIRQLGWRPRLGSREAVARAAESLLREIRESPLPEKDGRSP; encoded by the coding sequence ATGCCCATACTCAGAGATATGTCGATTCTGGTAACTGGCGGTGCAGGGTTCATAGGATCTCATCTTGTCGATGCGCTGATAAAACACAATGAGGTTACAGTCATAGACAACCTGAGCACAGGGAAGAGGGAGTATCTCAGTGCGCACGAATCCAATCCGCGCTTCAGGCTCATAGAGGCCGATCTGCTCGACAGGCTGGAGGTCTATGATGCTGTGAAGGAGAAGGACATTGTGTTCCACCTCGCTGCCAACCCCTCTGTGGCAGTGGGCGAGACTGATACAAGGATACACCTCGAGCAGAACGCCCTCACCACGTACAACCTCCTGGAGGCGATGCGCCGGGCGAGGGTCAGGAGAATAGCGTTCACCTCGACATCGACTGTTTATGGGGAGGCGAAGATCATACCGACGCCAGAGGACTACGGCCCGCTGAAGCCGATATCGCTCTACGGGGCGTCGAAGCTCGCATGTGAGGCGATGATATCATCTTACTGCCACACATTCGATATGCAGGCGTGGATATACCGCTTCGCGAACATAGTGGGAGAGCGTGGGAACCACGGCGTGATCGTTGATTTCATAAAAAAGCTCAGGGCAAACCCGAAAGAGCTCGAGATCCTCGGATCAGGAGCGCAGAGGAAGTCCTACCTCGATGTCAGGGACTGCGTGGATGCCATGATCCACTGCGTTGAGCATGCGGATGAGCAGGTGAACATATACAACATCGGCTCTCAGGACACCGTTGATGTGAGGGAGATCGCGGACATAGTCGTCAAAGCGATGGGCCTGGACGGCGTGAGGTACAGATTCACAGGCGGGATCGATGGAAGGGGCTGGAAGGGAGATGTTAAGCTGATGTGCCTGTCAACAGACGCGATAAGACAGCTCGGCTGGAGGCCGAGGCTGGGCTCACGAGAGGCCGTGGCCAGGGCTGCAGAATCGCTGCTCAGGGAGATCCGAGAGAGTCCGCTGCCAGAAAAGGATGGCAGATCCCCGTGA
- a CDS encoding preprotein translocase subunit Sec61beta gives MAKKKGEGPGLMSSAGLMRYFESEETSIKLDPKMVVGAGIASGVAIMALNITFGLWP, from the coding sequence ATGGCAAAGAAGAAAGGCGAAGGTCCGGGCCTGATGTCATCGGCCGGCCTGATGAGATACTTCGAATCTGAGGAGACCTCGATAAAGCTCGACCCGAAGATGGTCGTGGGCGCTGGTATAGCATCCGGGGTCGCGATAATGGCCCTGAACATAACCTTCGGGCTCTGGCCCTAG
- a CDS encoding methytransferase partner Trm112: protein MRRDLMEILVCPVCRGDLELEVFEENEREILTGRLTCRSCGEVYPIEEGIPNMLPPELRERR from the coding sequence ATGAGACGTGATCTGATGGAGATACTTGTATGCCCTGTTTGCAGGGGAGATCTCGAACTCGAGGTCTTCGAGGAGAACGAGAGGGAGATACTCACTGGAAGGCTCACGTGCAGATCCTGTGGCGAGGTGTATCCGATAGAAGAGGGAATACCCAACATGCTGCCGCCGGAGCTCCGCGAGAGGCGTTAA
- a CDS encoding ATP-grasp domain-containing protein codes for MKILIAEYAIATGLGGTYEIEGRAMLSTIARSFVRCGHRVVYPTSGPVVDAGVPVLLERSDLKGFLRSIDADAGLIVAPDPLASDLIEAVENRMVNLGSDREAARLCADKLECTLTLKRAGVPVADIVESPECECSVYVVKPRYGCGSDGVIISSFPNAPEGCITTRYVEGVHLSVSFIRGRERFLPLTINRQIIEMKGSRFVYAGSQVPYRSPRAEEIWSVARRAAEALGLKGYAGIDLVVGDLPRVVDVNARLTTSIVGCSKVLRWELADLILRASFGGLPESVEVDGEMTFKLDEL; via the coding sequence ATGAAGATACTGATAGCTGAGTATGCGATCGCCACAGGTCTTGGCGGAACATACGAGATCGAGGGGAGGGCGATGCTCTCGACGATAGCCCGGAGCTTTGTGAGATGCGGTCACAGGGTGGTGTACCCCACATCCGGGCCGGTTGTCGATGCAGGCGTCCCGGTACTTCTCGAGCGGAGCGACCTCAAGGGATTTCTTAGATCCATCGATGCAGACGCGGGATTGATCGTGGCACCTGACCCCCTCGCATCCGATCTCATAGAGGCAGTTGAGAACAGGATGGTCAATCTGGGATCTGACAGGGAGGCAGCGCGGCTCTGCGCTGACAAGCTCGAGTGCACGCTGACCCTGAAGAGGGCAGGAGTGCCTGTGGCAGATATTGTCGAATCTCCGGAATGTGAATGCAGTGTGTATGTCGTGAAGCCCAGATACGGCTGCGGCTCAGATGGTGTCATCATCTCATCCTTTCCCAACGCTCCAGAGGGCTGCATCACGACCAGATATGTCGAGGGCGTGCATCTCAGCGTCAGCTTCATCCGGGGTAGAGAACGGTTCCTGCCGCTCACGATAAACAGGCAGATAATAGAGATGAAGGGCAGCAGGTTCGTCTATGCCGGTAGCCAGGTGCCGTACAGATCTCCGCGGGCAGAGGAGATATGGAGTGTGGCGAGGAGGGCCGCAGAGGCGCTCGGATTGAAGGGGTATGCGGGCATCGATCTGGTTGTGGGCGATCTTCCCAGAGTGGTGGATGTGAATGCGCGCCTCACAACATCGATCGTCGGATGCTCGAAGGTGCTCAGATGGGAGCTGGCAGACCTCATACTCAGGGCGAGCTTCGGCGGGCTGCCGGAGAGCGTGGAAGTGGATGGAGAGATGACCTTCAAGCTGGATGAGCTCTAG